The Saccharothrix violaceirubra genome segment GGGGACGTCGCGCTGCTCGTCGGCTTCGGCGCCGGCCTGTCCTTCGCGGGCCAGGTCGTCCGCTGCCCGTGATCCGTTCACCCAGACTCCGGTGGGAAAACCAGCCGGCGACGCACGAAGGAAAGGGAAACCAGTGAGCAACGAGGACATCCAGGTGGGACTCGCGGAGATCGTCGAAGAGGTCGCCGGTGTCGCGGCCGACGACGTGACCCCCGACAAGTCCTTCGTGGACGACCTGGACATCGACTCGCTGTCCATGGTGGAGATCGCGGTCCA includes the following:
- a CDS encoding acyl carrier protein — its product is MSNEDIQVGLAEIVEEVAGVAADDVTPDKSFVDDLDIDSLSMVEIAVQAEDRFGVKIPDDQLAGLKTVGDAVDYITANKA